From the Cucumis sativus cultivar 9930 chromosome 5, Cucumber_9930_V3, whole genome shotgun sequence genome, the window GATCAAGTTATAGATGAATAATAGAATATAGGCCTTgatacttttccttttcatttccatttccatttccatttcgGTTTCTTCGATTGAccattttctttagtttacATGGTCAATTGTGTAACTTTCTACGCTACCAAGACATGAAGAAAAAGTACAATGACCAAACTTATTCCTAGTAGCTGGCTGTTTAATAGTCGATGTATaatgttttttagaaaaagactCAACCTGTTGTTTGAGGAGATTGTTTTGGGAAATATTTCcccttttttataacaaaaatatgtgtgaattacaatattttatatataaagaaatactttccttcaaatactatttttttaataaagaaattttatttttttcttgaaagaaaGACATCTTTGTATAACTATATtctttatacatttttatagtcatttttgttattagagttataaaagattttaaactttagttCATTCAAGtttttgaactaaaaaaaatagttttgtacataataatattatcctcttaaaatataaaaagatgtgATACTCTAAAGTTGAAACtataatgattaaaataagTCAAAGTTAAAAGTATATGGACCAAAATGAAACAAGTTAAAAGTACactaatcaaaattaagaGTACGTGGACTTTCGAATTTCGATTAGCGACTTTaacattgaatttttttcttctttgaatgTTAATGTTacaaaatgttattaatttaagttaaaacgttgtaatatatttggtcaAGATAACATAATATGAACTTTTACTAGTCTTAGTATACCATTTCCAACCCTGTCCATTAGTTGAAAAATGATGTTTTTGACCTGttactaacaaaaaaaaaaaaaatacaaatctaCTATGCTAcgtatttataattatattatcttttatgGTAGATACACATtaaacttttactttattagaaaaataaaacaaccaTATGGAGATATGAATTGcatatgattattttaaagtatagttttatataatattttgggTTTATAAATTGAATTCACACTCGGCCATCGTTATTGAGCCGCCACTTTTGAGCCCTTTGAAACTCTCTGACGCGTTGAACATAGCCCATAATCCTCTATAAGAAACCCcatatttcatcttcttcttcttcaaccacaactctttattcttcttctccttcatctGCTCAACTACTCTTTGAATTATCCATTTCCTCAAAACTGCAATATTCTTCAATTATGGCTTCAGTAAGATTCTGCTTTCCCactttctccatttttgtgTCATGCTTTGCTacttcgttttttttttcttttctttcatttctgatttgttttgttctttttgtagGCTCAAAAGGGTCcatttcttcctaaatttgGTGATTGGGATGAACAAAATCCTGCTGCTGCTGAAGGGTTTACTGTGATTTTCAACAGGGCAAGAGATAATAAGAAGAATGGTGGAGCAGCTGGAACTCCTAATAATGTGATACCACCCCAAAACCAAAGTCAAAAGTATGAACCTGCTAAGAAGAATCAGAAGCACAAGTATCCAAGGAAGCAGGTTCGATCCAGTTCTGTTTTGCTTTGCTCCTTTCCTTGCTATCGTAGGAATAAGCTGAAAAGATAACTGATAaactataagaaaaacaatcaaacTAGGACCAAAGTGGAGAAAAAAACCACTTACCATATTTGATCATTAcgtgaaaaattattatattatacaaaaacCTCTCTAAAGTTCTAATTACAGTAGCACTCTCTTAAAACATTATGAGCTATGGACTTTTAAACTGGAATGAAATGAAAGTCAAAGACATAATCTCGGTGCTTGAAGTTCATTGCTTTTCGAATATCTTGCGAAAACCAAACTACGATCACTTTTACAATGTgaatttttcctttctaacCATCTGGTTTTCTTTGTTGCAGAAAGGATGGTGTGGCTGCTTTTGGTAGACGACTTTGTCACATTGAAAGAACACAAAAAATTCTTCTGTTTGTGGTTGGTGGCTTTCTTGAGTATTGATGGATGCTGTTAGATTCAATTTATTGTGTTGTATAAAGTTTTTGGGAAACTTTTCATGGggttttcattattttcattacattAATTAGGCTTCTTGGGTTGCCTTCTCttgtaatagtaataaaaagaCATTgtttatagaaagaaaaaggtttgAGTTTGCCTAATTCTTGGATCTCTTTTGTTTTGACATTGCTTTAATTTCATCATCTACCTTCTACtctatcttttaaatttcaaatttgcaatatcAGTAGCAAAAATGCAAAATGTCGGATGCTTTAAATTTTACTACATAGTACCATGTTGGTATTACTATATGAAAGTGATTTCCGTGAGAGTCTAGGCTAACTTACCCTCACTACGACTAACTCATAAATACAACATTAACGTTGTTTACTTCCAATGAgaagtattaaaaaatagttgaaaaatgacaaatcaAACTGCAACTGAATGCATGCGGTTTATTTGGTTTGtgttaaattgaaattgattcttataaaattgaaccaaaaactttatttagaatatatatataagtctAGCAATGGTAGGGAATAAATGTAACTTCATACGAATTATTTTGATAGAACTTTTAAACTTGAGTATTTGAAACTTCTATATGTACTTAATTATTGTACAAATTAGTTTAATCTATGTTTATAAAGAATTTCGAATGTATAAGTGGTTCGGTTCGGTTTGACATGGATGAATGGTTGATTCGATTTTAATCgtactttttatttcttaacaAATGTTTTTTAGTATCGAATCACAAATTTGTAGGTGGTTTACACAAATGTAGATGTGTTAATTTAAGCTCACATTGTGgaaatatatttcaaagagATGTGATAATACAAAGAAATGCTAGACGACATGTCGTCTAAAGCAAGACACGTCAGTACAGCTTCCCCAATTTAGTGAATAAAGTGAGTTGGAATATTCAAACAATATTGCTTTTCAGTCAAACTTTCATACTGACGTGGCTATGGGACTCTGAAAAGTGAAAACGAAGACGACCCTAACATCAACACAATCATCAATCGATTattggaaagagaagaagagttgATTGAGTGAAAATCAACTGATTATGTCAACAGTTTCTTACGAATCAGAATCATTTCTTCAAGTTATTGATTTCTTCCATTAATAGAAGGAATTTATTTATCAGCAAAATGGCGCGCTGTGCCGTCGACGGTGGCTGTCCCAGCGATTACATCGCTATAGTTTTTGCTGCAGTTTGTTTGGCTTTGtgggtttcttttcttctgctCTTTGatcaattctttatttttgcttCTCCCAGTTTTGGAGTTATTTGCTTGTTGATTTTCTAACTTAATGcacaaattttgttgttgttcaACTTGAAACGATCCCACGATTTGGCTCATTTTTCTCTGTATATTTGTTCCTATTACACTCTGTTCTTCAACGGGGTTGGGAGTGTTCCTTCCATTGCGGCCATGGTAGCTTTGCTATGTTCTCCTTTCCATGAGTTCTGGGTCTGTTGATTATGTCTTTCTCTCAGTTCAACTGCTATCGTTTCTTGGATGAGTCGAGTTTTAATTCAGTTACGTGGAATGCCGttttatttgtgaaaaatggaaagcatctgcattttgttgtttggaGAGTTGGTTCTTCTTAATTGTTGATGAGTGGGGCTATGCAGTATTATCTTTTAGAGCTGGGCTAGTTGGTATTTGAAGGCAAAGCTCTTCCCACATTTACTCCTGTTGATTAATTGATCGGTTGTCTGTTTGAATCGGGTATAAATTATTCCACTTTCTTGCTTTCAGGCTGATCTTTCGGTGGATATTACCGTATGTGATGTACAAGATTCCTCTTCCCAAAGGCAGCCGCTTTTGGATTCCAGTAATTCAAGTTTTTGCTAGCCTCAATCTTCTGCTGTCAATTGTGGTAGGCTATGGAACTATTTGTATTActctttattctcttttccattttgtcGATTCAAGGTGTAATTTATGCCACCTTTCTGTCTCTCTGTACAGATATCTGTTAGTTTCTTCAAATTCAAGAGGCAAAAGTGGCGCTCTTGCTATATCTGGGCAGGTTtcaatagttttgttattcttAGAATTTAGAAACGTCTTATCAAACAGAgttcttaaatatttgttattactTTTTTCCCAAATTTGATCTTCCATTTCTTGCTTTAGTGTGGGTTGAAGGTCCCCTTGGATTCGGTTTGCTGCTGAGCAGTCGCATAACACAGACCTTTCAACtatattacatttttgtaAAGTAAGTAAACTTATAGTTTATGGAATAGAGGACTATAAAGCTCAGACATTCTGCTATACACCTCCCTTCCTAATGTTCTTTTGGGTTTGATTCTTGATTTTCAGGCGGCGTCTACCACCCATCAAAACACACATTTTCCTTCCACTAATTCTATTGCCGTGGATTTCTGGGGCTGCATGTGAGTCTGAAACAACGAACTTCCTTACTTTAGAACCACTATGCACGAAATGTCAACCTCATTCACTTCACTTGACAACAATATTTTGTCCTcgatatattttatacatgaGTTATTATGAGTTCAAGATATCCTTTCGTAACTTCAGATGAGAAAGTTTcagaaacaagaaattttcattttgtttctgCAGTTATCAATGTCAAGAAGCCTCTAAATTACAGGTGCCACATGGGGCCTCGGTGGATTATTCCAATCATGACTCTCCATATCTTATATGTTGCTACATTGATTGTTTTTACATGGGCTGTTCGTCATATAGAGTTCAGGTTTGATGAACTAAGGGATCTGTGGAAGGGAATAATAGTCTCAGCATTTTCCATTGGTATATAATACCTCtgatgtttttctttgatgagCATAGTATACGATGCTAAAgttttattgtctttatatGCCAAATCTCAGCTGATGGAACACAAAAACTTAATAGATGATAGTCAAAAAGGGTCAAAGTAATTCACAAGAATCTTGTATGGGAACTTCATGGTATTGGAAATTCAATAGTTTTCAAATAGACAAGATACCGtagttttcttcattttatgcTCAGATAGGCTGAAACTGAGGTTTTTGGTTAAGGCAACATCTTTGCTTTCTGTTTTAGTTTAAACATAGTGAATTGAACAactcattattaatttctttgttgCTCAAAAGCACACTAAAATTTCCTCCAAAAGTCCACATTTTTGTAAAGCAATCTTTCTTCAAAAGCCATTTCCCCCTAAAAATATCATATCTCGTCATCCTAATACGATTTTTTTTGTCTGCAAAAGATTAATTGCATGTTCAATTGTGCAcctcaaaaaataaactttattattattattatttcaaaatatgttgCATAGAAGACCTAGATCCCgcagaaaattttgatttactGCATGCCACACTGACTTTTGTCACCACTTTGAATTCATATGGTGGGATTCTGTTTATGCTTACCTTGTAATCTATagagttgaaaattttctattattatcaAAGATTAAATAATGGAACGAAAAGTTTACCGTCCATTTCATGAGTCTCTAGTCTGGAGTAAATATATGTGCAGATTCTGTAGGATTCAAAATTCGGGGTTAATTTTTCACTTGTTCTTTGCTCTTCCAGGAGTTTGGGTTTCTGCCTATATTACAAATGAAATCCATGAAGAGATCTTAGGTCTTCAGGTTGCCTCTAGATTTCTGCTATTAGTAACGGTATGACATCCATGCTGGTTTACTTATCTTTTTTGTTCCTCTTGTGGCCTAGCCAGCAAATATGAATATACGTTCCAGTAACTTGCTTTCAAATAGTAGAGGTATCAATAGTTCACTTGTAGTCTGAGACATCTTGTAGGACTTATGCCAATTTACCTAACGTTTCCCAGGCATATTTTACAGGCAAGTATTCTTGTGCTGACCTTCTTCTCTACCTCAAGCTCACAACCACTGCTTTCTCAAATCAGTTTGAGAAAAAGGGAAGCACTTGAATATGACTCAATGGGTCATGCGCTGGGCATACCAGATAGTGGATTGTTACTACAAAGGGAACCGGAAACAGTCATAGATCCTAACGAACCACTGGAGAAATTACTTCTGAACAAAAGATTTCGTCGATCATTCATGGCTTTTGCGGACAGGTATTAACTATGTTCCTCCTGTATTTTTCTGTAAGAGAGATAGAACAAAGTTGAAGATTCAACTTGAAGATGGTATCGGTTGTTGATTTGTTTGAATGTGTGCTAGGATTGAGTAGTTTGTTGGCTTTGACTTTGCTTTTGGAATTTGTTGGTATTCAAAGTTCATATATGAGTATAGAGAAGAGATGTTGATAGAGGCAGAGATCATTGGTGGGAGTTTGGTTCAAACATTTGGCTCTAACCTCTAGCTAGAGTCTTCACTTTTTCTTacttgtattattatttgctTTGGGTTATTCAACATATGCTGCCTTTGTTCGGTTATCTCTAGAACAACTTAGAGGGTTTAAGTGCTTGtgattttactatttaatatACTCCCCCACTCTCAATTGCAGTTGCTTAGCTGGGGAGAATGTGCACTTCTATGATGAAGTGCATGAGCTAGGGAAACTGCCTTTGGACGACCCTGTGAGAAGAATCTATATGGCAAGACATATAATTGACAATTACATAACACCAGGTTCGGGCATTCGATATATCCTTGAAACATAACCAGTCGTGCTCTTTTTCAACCTTGACTTTCATTCTAATGTATGCGCGTGAGTGACCAcaagtttttacttttgattaaaaatgtGACTCCTTTATTAACCAAGGACAGTTtggttaaaatcaaatcactCTTTCTGAGTTTCTTTGGTAAATACAATCTTTAACGTTTTGGTCATTAAGTTGGTGATAGTCTACAGAGTGAAAAAACAGTTGGTGCTAGTCCATAGAGTTGGTGCTATAATGTGAAAAACTCTTTCTGGGTTTCAGTTATAATGTGAAAAACAGTTGTTGCTAGTCTATAGAGTGCATGAACAAGCATTTGTTTTCTACCTGCTTTCATAATGTCATTCAACTTAATGCTTTCATATTTTGTCATgatcatattttatataaaatctaaactcGTGATTGCTTGCTTTGTCCTCTTTTGGTGAGGAAGGAACGATCCACAAGCATGAAGATAACTGGTGGTTAAGTCTTAACAGTTACCGCAAGTTGGTTATTAATGATTAAACCTTGTACGAAAACTTTAAgcaatcaataatttttcctcCTGTTGTACCGGCCTTTTAGCTAGCACTGATTCAAGGAccaaataatggaaaataatggaattaaatttcttttaaatgtgCTCAGGTTGGCCAGATCTAACTTCATTTTgcaatttgtttatatatttccACGTTTGAACTTAGTGAGCTCTGTTTTTATGAAAAGTGTCATATTTCATTCATCCAACAGGTGCCACAATGGAGGTGAACATTTCTCACCGATGCCGTCAAGAGATTTTGACAACTTCTGATCTGGCTGATCCCAATCTCTTCAATAATGCACTAAACGAGCTGATACAGTTGATAAAGATGGTATATATCTCTATTGGACTTCTCACTTCTTTtccattcaattcaatttcataacATCTCCgtattttgtcctttttttttttccttgaagAATTTGGCAAAAGATTTCTGGTCTTCAATGTTCTTTCTGAAGTTAAAGGAAGAAACAAGTATGAGATCAAATGGGCGAGACCTTGAACAGATGGCGAGTTGGAACCTTTCTCCTAGATTGAGTTCCGTACAAGGCACCGACGATCCTTTCAACCAAGAGCAATTTTCAAAGGGCTCTGGCCATGATAGTACTCACGACTCTGACCACTAAAAGTGCCTAAGATTTGAATCCTACACATCCCTGGTTGCAGCTGCCTTTACATCTCAAGTCTATTAATTGGTTCGTAGACTAAACTATTTCCTTCTTTCTAACTCACTAGGATGGggtccaaagaaaaaaaaatgggaagaagttGGGAGAACAAAACGTTTTTGTCATTAATCTCCCCAAGGCAACAACAAGGCAAGCTCAGAGTTGATAATGCAGCGAAGCAACAGATAAATCATGTGAttgttctcattttttaaagcAATAAGACGAAAGTTGGTCTTCTTTATGAGTTATGGCCTCCAAGATGTAAATGGTAACTGAGGGGATGCACTATGCGCAATTAATGTCCCCCGTTGCATTTGATATCTAGTGGTCCTCCTCATAAGGAGTAATGGCATAGGTGCTTTCATCTTGCAGGAAAGATGGCCACTTTTGATGAAATAAAGCACTGAAAGTGGACAGGTGGATAGGCTGAGTCACGAACTAGACCCGTTTAGTTTTTCAAGAACCCTCCAACTTTTAGGTACAAAATTTAAGTCAGTTCACAAATTTCCTAAAGTTacctttaactttattttttcttactaCAAGCAATTATGAACCATCGTTGCCTTCAACTCCACGGTTTTGTGCATTTGATGCAAACCCAAATGTTGTTTGAAGTATAAATTTGACAGCTTCAGCTCCACAGAAATTACTCCAAATGTACAGtcataatttcattatttaccTTTTATGGAAATGATCTGTGTTAGTTGTCTCTGATTTCAGCAGTAATGCCTAATAGTTAGTGGCCTTCATctgtttagttttatttaatcttcGGTGGCATACtttcaaacataataaaaacatttctttattcttttaacaTTTGTAAGTCCTAGTTCATTTCTTTAGCATCGGCACAAATGAAAGCTTTTTCTTGCTTTCGTTGAATTCCAATAacgaacaaaagaaaatgaccaTTCATATAAAGTAGGTAACCAAGCAGAGTTTCCTTTGTCCACTCTCTCTACCCCCTCTCTACTCTCTACCCTACtattcttcctctctctccttctctttctctccttctctttcttattAAGTAATCAGTTATAACATGAAAATGAGGGGAAGGCAAGGAAGAtaaaaagaaggagaagaaaacaaatcatGCACACAATGAAGGAGACATTCTTTCTGCTACTTTCCACTAGTCCCATTTGGCTTCTCATCCTCTCCTTTCTCGGTTTCTTCACCATTCTTTGGCACTCCGCCACTGTCGCCCGATGGGTTTACCGAGCCTTTCTCAGACCCTCCAAGGATCTGAGATACTATGGCTCTTGGGGAATAGTCACTGGCGCCACTGACGGCATTGGAAAGTCCTTTGCCTATCAGCTGGCCAGAGCCGGACTCAACCTTGTACTGGTGAGCAGAAGCTCCATGAAGCTTAAGGCAGTTTCTAAGGATATTCAATCTGAATTTCCTGATACAAAGGTAAAGATAATTGAATTAGACTTCACAGAAGACGATATTAGCGGTGGTATTGCAGAGATTGAGGAGGTGATTGAAGATTTAGATGTGGGGATTTTGATAAACAACGTGGGGATTACATATCCGAACGCTAGCTTTTTCCATGAAGTGGACGAGAAAGTTTGGATGAATGTTTTCAAAGTGAATGTGAAGGGTACTACTTGGGTTACTAAAGCTGTTTTGCCAAAGATGATTAAGAAGAACAGAGGAGCTATTGTGAATATTGGCTCTGGAGCTGCTGTTATTGTTCCTTCTCATCCTCTCTATGCAATCTATGCTGCTACGAAAGCGTATGTAATCAAATTCTCAACTCTCTTccttaatatattttcttgttcttgttgttcttcttttagggaataaagaaaatgaagaaggttTGAGGGAAGAAGtccatctctttctctatctTCCTGAGGAAATAAGTGTTCACTGAGATGGGCCTCCCTCACTTACCCCATGTCTCACCAACTACCATGTCTTCTGCCAAAGttcctaattaatttttgagaaattattgACGTCTTCTCTGctttttgaaataagaaaaagtacaGGTACGGTTGAAAAGGTTTTGGCATGTGCTGTTGTCAGaagtttattcaaaatcactccGAAATATGTTGTTAGTCCTTCTAAATCAAAGTTGATGATATGAAAATTGGCTTTAAAGGTGTAATTAAAGTCATGTTTCCTAGTCATTTTTAACATGACATGATTgatttcaacaatttcaaaaacactCTCAAACGTGGGAAATCCAACTCATTTTTCCATCCGTACACG encodes:
- the LOC101206667 gene encoding protein NOI4 — its product is MASAQKGPFLPKFGDWDEQNPAAAEGFTVIFNRARDNKKNGGAAGTPNNVIPPQNQSQKYEPAKKNQKHKYPRKQKGWCGCFW
- the LOC101218119 gene encoding regulator of G-protein signaling 1, which gives rise to MARCAVDGGCPSDYIAIVFAAVCLALLIFRWILPYVMYKIPLPKGSRFWIPVIQVFASLNLLLSIVISVSFFKFKRQKWRSCYIWAVWVEGPLGFGLLLSSRITQTFQLYYIFVKRRLPPIKTHIFLPLILLPWISGAAFINVKKPLNYRCHMGPRWIIPIMTLHILYVATLIVFTWAVRHIEFRFDELRDLWKGIIVSAFSIGVWVSAYITNEIHEEILGLQVASRFLLLVTASILVLTFFSTSSSQPLLSQISLRKREALEYDSMGHALGIPDSGLLLQREPETVIDPNEPLEKLLLNKRFRRSFMAFADSCLAGENVHFYDEVHELGKLPLDDPVRRIYMARHIIDNYITPGATMEVNISHRCRQEILTTSDLADPNLFNNALNELIQLIKMNLAKDFWSSMFFLKLKEETSMRSNGRDLEQMASWNLSPRLSSVQGTDDPFNQEQFSKGSGHDSTHDSDH
- the LOC101206427 gene encoding very-long-chain 3-oxoacyl-CoA reductase-like protein At1g24470; protein product: MHTMKETFFLLLSTSPIWLLILSFLGFFTILWHSATVARWVYRAFLRPSKDLRYYGSWGIVTGATDGIGKSFAYQLARAGLNLVLVSRSSMKLKAVSKDIQSEFPDTKVKIIELDFTEDDISGGIAEIEEVIEDLDVGILINNVGITYPNASFFHEVDEKVWMNVFKVNVKGTTWVTKAVLPKMIKKNRGAIVNIGSGAAVIVPSHPLYAIYAATKAYVDQLSRSLHVEYKDWGIDVQCQVPLYVATEMASRVASVSQASLFIPSADDYVKAAIRQIGYEPRCTPYWAHSLQWCFASLLPEAMLDAWRLSIGLERRRKESVTMKRIEGCKQE